One part of the uncultured Bacteroides sp. genome encodes these proteins:
- a CDS encoding methionine ABC transporter permease MetI, whose translation MIDLLIKGTWETIFMTFVSGFFGFVLGLPIGVSLFITRKGQIKENKTINSILSVLVNIFRAIPFIILIVWMIPFTRIIVGTSIGVAAALVPLSIGAAPFIARMVENSLLEIPNGLIEASRAMGATPLQIISKVLLPEALPSLINSATITLITLVGYSAMGGAVGAGGLGQIGYQYGYVGYDLTIMNIVLCLLVAFVFLIQFTGDFISKKVDHR comes from the coding sequence ATGATTGATCTTTTAATTAAAGGTACATGGGAAACTATTTTCATGACCTTCGTCTCTGGATTTTTCGGTTTCGTACTAGGGCTTCCAATCGGCGTTTCACTTTTTATCACGAGAAAAGGACAGATTAAGGAAAATAAAACAATCAACAGTATATTATCGGTCTTAGTGAACATATTCAGAGCTATTCCGTTTATCATTTTGATTGTCTGGATGATTCCGTTCACACGTATTATTGTGGGAACATCTATTGGAGTAGCTGCGGCATTGGTTCCGCTAAGTATTGGAGCTGCACCATTCATAGCCCGTATGGTGGAGAATAGTTTACTGGAAATACCCAACGGGCTGATAGAAGCTTCGCGCGCTATGGGAGCCACTCCTCTTCAGATTATAAGCAAGGTATTACTTCCAGAAGCGTTGCCTTCACTTATAAACAGTGCTACAATCACTCTTATTACACTTGTAGGTTACTCTGCAATGGGTGGAGCTGTTGGAGCCGGCGGTCTGGGACAAATAGGTTATCAATACGGATATGTGGGATATGATCTTACAATAATGAATATTGTATTGTGTTTGTTAGTGGCATTTGTATTCCTTATTCAGTTTACTGGCGATTTTATTTCCAAGAAAGTTGATCATAGATAA
- the metN gene encoding methionine ABC transporter ATP-binding protein MetN: MIELKHVTKIFQQKDRITAALSDVSLTVPEGKVLGVIGESGAGKSTLIRCVNLLERPSSGEVFVDRQNLMELSSSELAKARRNIGMIFQHFNLLSSRTVFDNIAFPLELDKTPKAEIKARVNELLKLVGLEKKANDYPSKLSGGQKQRVAIARTLASNPRVLLCDEATSALDPATTHSILSLLKEINRQMNITILLITHEMEVVKDICDEVAVLHNGRLIEQGSISEIFSTPKNELTKQLVNSSVRIQIPLDYLEKLNPEPEQGKNLLITLEISGQSMANAALSEVARLYHTNSNIVCGQMDYAGGVKFGILLIELIGNNENELKAVDFFKEKNIKVEVLGYV; encoded by the coding sequence ATGATAGAATTAAAACATGTAACAAAGATATTTCAACAGAAAGACAGGATAACTGCTGCTTTGTCTGATGTTTCGCTCACAGTTCCTGAAGGAAAAGTTCTGGGTGTTATAGGCGAATCAGGTGCGGGAAAAAGTACGCTAATAAGATGTGTGAATCTGCTTGAACGACCATCGTCGGGAGAAGTCTTTGTTGACAGACAAAATCTGATGGAGCTTTCTTCATCTGAATTGGCTAAAGCCAGACGAAACATCGGAATGATTTTTCAGCATTTCAATTTGTTATCTTCGCGAACTGTATTCGATAACATTGCTTTTCCGCTTGAACTGGATAAAACGCCGAAAGCTGAAATCAAAGCAAGAGTAAACGAACTTCTTAAACTAGTGGGGCTGGAGAAAAAAGCAAACGATTACCCTTCTAAGTTATCCGGAGGACAAAAACAACGGGTAGCAATTGCACGGACATTGGCCAGCAACCCGAGAGTGCTGCTTTGCGATGAAGCTACAAGTGCACTCGATCCTGCAACAACGCATTCCATTTTATCACTGCTAAAGGAAATCAACCGGCAGATGAACATCACCATCTTGCTGATTACTCACGAAATGGAGGTGGTGAAAGATATTTGTGATGAGGTTGCCGTTCTTCACAACGGAAGACTGATTGAACAAGGAAGTATATCGGAAATATTTTCTACTCCAAAGAATGAATTAACAAAGCAACTAGTAAACTCTTCCGTAAGGATACAAATTCCACTGGATTATCTGGAAAAATTAAATCCCGAACCAGAACAAGGAAAGAATCTGCTTATTACGTTAGAAATTTCGGGACAATCAATGGCTAATGCAGCATTGTCTGAGGTTGCCCGGCTTTACCATACAAACAGTAACATTGTTTGTGGACAGATGGATTATGCAGGAGGAGTAAAATTCGGGATATTACTAATTGAACTTATAGGTAATAATGAGAATGAACTTAAAGCGGTTGATTTTTTTAAAGAGAAAAATATAAAGGTGGAGGTTTTAGGGTATGTATAA
- a CDS encoding leucine-rich repeat domain-containing protein encodes MRSTTLYQYILGIACILLSLGLHAQVVSDTVNVTAGNLSTQLGSQKDVITDLTLKGSINGVDIGTIRSMAKLSVINMSDVNIEAGGSYYIDRIGVFQVASANIIPDYAFYQLFKLTSVAIPNSVINIGNNAFYRCSGLTSVIIPNGVLSIGNNTFASCTGLTSVLIPNSVTSIGNNTFSYCSGLTSITIPGSVTSIGYNVFSDCKGLIGFIVSEDNTVFSSLDGVLFNKNKTQLIAYPFAKSSVYTIPDNVNSIGDGAFSYCTGLTSISVPNSVNSIGNNAFNGCVGLTFINIPDNVSFIGNNAFYNCRGLTSVTIPNNLTSISYYAFYNCTGLTSVTIPGNVASIGNYAFSYCTGLSAIVIPNSVTSIGDNAFSFCNRLKSVTIPDNVTSIGNWAFYSCDSLISVTIPNGVTNIYERVFSGCKGLTSVKMPDSVTFIGNNAFSYCTGLTSITIPASVNSIDDEAFTFCTGLTEIHSKALTPPSAYSTAFYGVDKIICKLYVPMEALTAYRNATVWSEFTNIIKEEPTAAIQIKAENIKVYTERNAVVITGAEYGDVISVYSEVGTLLQKVKATDDVIRFYLPVNHTYLIKIVNKSFKVAL; translated from the coding sequence ATGAGGTCAACTACTCTTTATCAATACATATTAGGAATAGCATGTATATTGTTAAGTCTTGGTTTGCATGCTCAAGTAGTTTCTGATACAGTAAATGTTACAGCCGGCAATTTGAGTACCCAACTAGGATCTCAAAAGGATGTAATTACAGACCTAACCCTCAAAGGAAGTATTAATGGAGTTGATATTGGTACGATACGCAGCATGGCTAAGCTGTCTGTTATTAATATGTCTGATGTTAATATTGAAGCAGGCGGAAGTTACTATATCGACAGAATTGGTGTTTTCCAGGTTGCCTCGGCAAATATAATACCTGATTATGCTTTTTATCAGTTGTTCAAACTAACATCTGTTGCTATTCCCAATAGTGTAATCAATATTGGGAATAATGCATTTTACCGTTGCTCAGGTTTAACTTCAGTTATTATACCTAACGGCGTTTTATCGATAGGTAATAATACATTTGCTAGTTGTACAGGATTAACATCTGTCCTCATACCTAATAGTGTAACTTCAATAGGTAATAATACGTTTTCTTACTGCTCGGGGCTGACTTCAATAACTATTCCAGGTAGTGTAACATCTATCGGCTATAATGTTTTTTCTGATTGTAAAGGATTAATAGGTTTTATTGTTTCGGAAGATAATACTGTTTTTAGTTCGTTGGATGGTGTTTTATTCAATAAAAACAAAACTCAGCTCATTGCTTATCCTTTTGCAAAATCTAGTGTATATACAATTCCTGATAATGTGAACTCAATTGGCGATGGTGCCTTTTCTTATTGTACTGGGCTGACGTCAATCTCTGTTCCCAATAGTGTGAATTCCATTGGCAACAATGCTTTTAATGGTTGCGTTGGTCTTACATTTATCAATATCCCTGATAACGTATCGTTTATTGGCAATAATGCATTTTATAACTGCAGAGGGCTTACTTCGGTAACTATTCCCAATAACCTGACTTCTATCAGTTATTATGCTTTTTATAATTGCACCGGACTGACTTCTGTTACAATTCCTGGTAATGTAGCTTCTATTGGTAATTATGCCTTTTCTTATTGTACCGGGCTATCTGCAATCGTTATTCCTAATAGTGTAACTTCCATTGGTGACAATGCTTTTTCTTTTTGCAACAGACTAAAGTCTGTTACTATTCCTGATAATGTAACCTCTATTGGAAACTGGGCTTTTTATTCGTGTGATAGTTTGATTTCCGTAACTATTCCTAATGGAGTGACTAATATTTATGAGAGAGTATTCTCGGGTTGCAAAGGTCTGACTTCAGTTAAAATGCCTGATAGTGTAACCTTTATTGGGAATAATGCCTTTTCTTATTGTACGGGGCTAACTTCTATAACCATCCCGGCTAGTGTAAATTCTATTGATGACGAAGCATTCACTTTTTGCACAGGCTTAACTGAAATACATAGTAAAGCATTGACTCCGCCCAGTGCATATTCAACAGCTTTCTATGGTGTAGATAAAATTATCTGTAAATTGTATGTTCCAATGGAAGCTTTAACAGCTTATAGGAATGCAACTGTATGGAGTGAATTTACAAATATTATCAAGGAAGAACCAACTGCAGCAATTCAAATTAAAGCAGAAAATATTAAGGTATATACAGAACGGAATGCAGTAGTGATTACAGGCGCAGAATATGGAGATGTTATTTCTGTCTATTCAGAGGTTGGAACTTTGTTGCAGAAAGTAAAAGCTACGGATGATGTTATCAGATTTTATCTTCCCGTCAATCATACTTACCTGATTAAAATAGTAAATAAGTCATTCAAAGTAGCTTTGTAA
- a CDS encoding universal stress protein, whose translation METNKIKKVLIALDYDKSAESVAEAGYSLAKAMNAETTLLHVIYEHLTYYVEYYSAYEIQLDHIKDLRMSMHYFLDEIKKHLGDEWIHTMIKEGVIAQSILEAAEEINADVIVLGAHSRNWFENIIMGDDAKAVLKKTKVPLFIVPIKTENK comes from the coding sequence ATGGAGACAAACAAAATAAAGAAAGTATTGATAGCACTGGATTATGACAAATCTGCTGAAAGTGTTGCTGAAGCTGGTTATTCATTGGCTAAAGCCATGAATGCAGAAACCACATTGTTGCACGTAATATATGAACATCTCACTTACTACGTTGAATATTATTCTGCTTACGAAATTCAGCTTGATCACATTAAAGATCTGAGAATGTCTATGCACTATTTCCTCGATGAGATAAAGAAGCATCTTGGAGACGAATGGATTCATACAATGATTAAGGAGGGAGTAATTGCTCAGTCAATACTGGAAGCTGCAGAAGAAATTAACGCGGATGTTATTGTTCTGGGCGCACATAGCCGGAACTGGTTCGAAAATATTATTATGGGAGATGATGCAAAAGCGGTGTTGAAGAAGACAAAGGTGCCTCTTTTCATTGTACCAATAAAAACTGAAAACAAATAA
- a CDS encoding TIR domain-containing protein: MVRKKVFVSYDHENDRQYRHMLEEWNTNPDFEFCFSNLSPNEVKKENIMHAKEVITGKIKETDYMFVITGRDANKVNKFHEDIGYRNWQNFEIAVSKANNKKLAGIKLDKKFESPEEIVGCGVKSAMSFTKEAILKALKDA, from the coding sequence ATGGTAAGGAAAAAAGTTTTCGTTAGTTACGATCATGAGAATGACCGTCAATACAGGCATATGTTAGAGGAATGGAATACTAATCCTGATTTTGAATTTTGCTTTAGTAACTTGTCTCCAAATGAAGTGAAAAAGGAGAATATAATGCATGCAAAAGAGGTTATAACTGGTAAAATAAAAGAAACGGATTATATGTTTGTTATAACAGGAAGAGATGCAAATAAAGTGAACAAATTTCATGAGGATATAGGTTACAGGAACTGGCAGAATTTTGAGATCGCTGTTAGTAAAGCTAATAATAAGAAGCTTGCAGGTATTAAGCTGGATAAAAAGTTTGAATCGCCCGAAGAGATTGTGGGATGTGGCGTAAAAAGTGCTATGAGCTTCACTAAAGAAGCAATATTGAAAGCATTGAAAGACGCATAA
- a CDS encoding glycoside hydrolase family 2 TIM barrel-domain containing protein yields the protein MKKSLITCGLLCFSIALCAQKNEWKDPTVNQVNRAPMHTNFFAFESTDAALKSCKNTSSNYLTLNGIWNFNWVKNANERPLDFWKADFNDKGWDKMPVPGIWEMNGFGKPIYVNNGYAWRNQFESNPPAIPEANNHVGSYRREITIPASWNGKEIYAHFGSVTSNMYLWVNGKYVGYSEDSKLEAEFDLTKYLKPGKNLIAFQAFRWCDGSYLEDQDFARLCGVARDCYLYTRNTTHLADIRVTPDLDAQYKDATLNVELQLTKSAQVELNLLDKAGKQVASTTVNASGKKTVTLNVANPLKWTAETPNLYTLQAIVKNGNKVQEVVPVKVGFRKIEIKNAQLLVNGQPVLFKGANRHEMDPDKGYYVSRERMIQDVQIMKQMNINAVRTCHYPDDNFFYELCDKYGLYVVAEANVESHGMGYGEKTLAKNPLYAKAHLERNQRNVQRGFNHPSIIFWSLGNEAGFGPNFEACYRWIKAEDKSRPVQYEQARQNEFTDIFCPMYYTYDNCKNYCENNPKKPLIQCEYAHAMGNSEGGFKEYWDLVRKYPNYQGGFIWDFVDQSFHWKDKNGKDIYGYGGDFDRYDASDNNFFDNGLINPDRVWHPHAYEVAHIYQSIWVKPIDLQNGKVSVYNENFFHDLSAYRMEWQLLANGEAVQSGVINDLSVKPQETKEVQLGYDLKNLCPKKELLLNVSFVLKQGENLLPAGYTVAKNQLSVRPYEFPAAELKNQEQNNVETQNPVIRDNDWNYLIIEGTDYSVEFNKFTGYLTKYTVKGTELMQDGSELKPNFWRAPTDNDFGADLQKKYIVWKDPKITLVKLDKEIENKQTIVRAEYDMKAVNAKLYLTYVINNEGAVKVTQKMVVDKTEGVSDMFRFGMQMQMPYQFEISEFYGRGPQENYSDRNNFSNLGVYKLTADEQFHAYIRPQETGNKTDIRWWNQVNVSDKGLSIHSDAPLSMSALHYTTEGLDDGLEKDQRHVTDVPKVNFTNVCIDKVQMGMGCVNSWGALPREEYRLPFKNYEFSFILSPKVN from the coding sequence ATGAAAAAATCTCTCATTACATGTGGGCTGCTTTGTTTTTCAATAGCCTTATGTGCTCAGAAGAATGAATGGAAAGATCCGACAGTAAACCAAGTGAACCGTGCCCCGATGCACACTAATTTCTTTGCCTTTGAATCAACAGATGCCGCATTGAAAAGTTGCAAAAATACTTCATCCAATTACCTTACGTTAAATGGAATCTGGAATTTTAATTGGGTAAAAAACGCAAATGAACGTCCTTTGGATTTCTGGAAAGCTGACTTCAATGACAAGGGCTGGGACAAGATGCCTGTACCAGGTATCTGGGAAATGAATGGCTTTGGTAAACCTATTTACGTTAATAACGGTTATGCATGGCGCAATCAGTTCGAAAGTAATCCCCCGGCTATTCCCGAAGCTAACAATCACGTTGGTTCATATCGTCGTGAAATCACAATTCCTGCTTCCTGGAACGGAAAAGAAATATATGCCCACTTCGGTTCTGTAACTTCCAACATGTACCTTTGGGTAAATGGCAAATATGTTGGTTACAGCGAAGATAGCAAACTAGAGGCTGAATTTGATCTTACCAAATATCTTAAACCCGGTAAAAACCTGATTGCTTTCCAGGCATTCCGCTGGTGCGATGGAAGTTACCTGGAAGATCAGGACTTTGCACGCCTTTGCGGTGTTGCCAGAGATTGTTATCTGTATACTCGTAATACGACTCATCTGGCAGATATTCGTGTTACTCCCGATTTGGATGCACAATATAAGGATGCTACATTGAATGTAGAACTTCAGCTTACCAAGTCTGCTCAGGTAGAGCTTAATTTGCTCGATAAAGCAGGGAAACAGGTAGCTTCAACAACCGTAAATGCTTCCGGAAAGAAAACCGTAACACTTAATGTTGCCAATCCTTTGAAATGGACAGCAGAGACTCCGAACCTTTACACCCTTCAGGCAATTGTTAAGAACGGAAATAAAGTGCAGGAAGTTGTGCCGGTTAAAGTTGGTTTCCGTAAAATTGAAATCAAGAATGCTCAGTTGCTGGTTAACGGACAGCCAGTTTTATTCAAAGGTGCCAACCGTCACGAAATGGACCCTGATAAAGGATACTATGTATCTCGCGAACGAATGATTCAGGATGTTCAAATAATGAAGCAAATGAACATCAATGCTGTTCGTACATGCCACTACCCTGACGATAACTTCTTCTATGAATTGTGCGATAAATACGGCCTTTATGTAGTTGCCGAAGCTAATGTGGAATCTCACGGAATGGGCTATGGAGAAAAAACACTGGCAAAAAATCCTTTGTATGCAAAAGCACACCTGGAACGTAACCAACGTAACGTTCAACGCGGGTTCAATCACCCTTCAATTATTTTCTGGTCTTTAGGAAACGAAGCTGGCTTTGGTCCTAACTTTGAAGCATGTTATCGTTGGATAAAGGCTGAAGATAAATCTCGTCCGGTACAATATGAACAAGCTCGTCAAAACGAGTTCACAGATATTTTCTGCCCAATGTATTACACTTACGATAATTGTAAGAACTATTGTGAAAACAATCCTAAAAAACCTCTTATACAATGTGAGTATGCTCACGCTATGGGTAACTCTGAAGGTGGTTTCAAAGAATACTGGGACCTTGTTCGCAAGTATCCAAATTATCAGGGAGGTTTCATCTGGGACTTTGTAGATCAGTCTTTTCACTGGAAAGACAAGAATGGAAAAGATATCTACGGATATGGTGGTGACTTTGACCGTTACGATGCTTCGGATAATAATTTCTTTGATAATGGTTTGATTAATCCTGATAGAGTATGGCATCCACATGCATATGAAGTAGCTCACATCTATCAGTCAATATGGGTAAAACCGATTGATCTTCAGAACGGAAAAGTTTCTGTTTACAACGAAAACTTCTTCCACGATCTTTCTGCTTACCGTATGGAATGGCAATTGCTTGCTAATGGCGAAGCAGTACAATCTGGTGTAATTAATGATCTTTCAGTAAAACCACAGGAAACCAAAGAGGTTCAGTTGGGTTATGACTTGAAAAATCTTTGCCCGAAGAAAGAACTTCTTCTTAATGTATCATTTGTTTTGAAGCAAGGAGAGAATCTTCTTCCGGCAGGTTATACAGTAGCAAAGAATCAACTGAGCGTTCGTCCGTATGAATTCCCTGCTGCAGAATTGAAGAACCAAGAGCAGAACAACGTGGAAACTCAAAATCCGGTAATTCGTGATAACGACTGGAACTATCTGATCATAGAAGGAACCGATTATTCTGTAGAGTTCAATAAATTCACCGGATACCTTACTAAATATACAGTTAAGGGAACCGAACTTATGCAAGATGGAAGCGAGTTGAAGCCAAACTTCTGGCGTGCTCCAACTGATAATGATTTTGGTGCAGATCTTCAGAAGAAATATATTGTATGGAAAGATCCAAAAATCACTCTTGTGAAGCTTGATAAAGAGATAGAAAACAAGCAAACAATAGTACGTGCTGAATACGATATGAAAGCCGTAAATGCTAAGTTGTATCTTACATACGTAATCAATAACGAAGGAGCTGTAAAGGTTACTCAGAAAATGGTAGTTGATAAAACAGAAGGCGTTTCTGATATGTTCCGTTTCGGAATGCAGATGCAGATGCCTTATCAATTCGAGATTTCGGAATTTTATGGCCGCGGCCCACAGGAAAACTATTCAGACCGAAATAACTTCTCTAACCTGGGTGTTTATAAACTTACAGCCGACGAGCAGTTCCATGCTTATATTCGTCCTCAGGAAACTGGTAACAAAACTGATATTCGTTGGTGGAATCAAGTAAATGTCAGTGATAAGGGACTTTCAATCCATTCAGATGCACCGCTATCTATGTCGGCTTTGCATTACACTACCGAAGGGCTGGATGACGGATTAGAAAAAGACCAACGTCATGTAACTGATGTTCCGAAAGTGAACTTCACTAATGTTTGCATTGATAAAGTACAGATGGGTATGGGATGCGTAAATAGTTGGGGAGCACTTCCTAGAGAAGAATATCGCCTGCCATTCAAGAACTATGAATTCAGTTTTATATTGTCGCCTAAGGTAAATTAA
- a CDS encoding polysaccharide deacetylase family protein — translation MNKKIIIFELIIGLILTGCNYYSHGKDNDNKHITVKPVSKKSEVADNQNKNTTARIYAKPEIPILCYHRIENGRRSYYSVTPATFTAHMKVLVDSGYHSVSPNQLYDYLVYNKSLPAKPVMITFDDSREAHFNIAAPVMEKYGLRGVFFIMTVTYNKKNYMTKEQIAQLAKTGHTIGLHSWDHVMVNKYKDADWIKQVVNPKKELEKIIGVPVKYWAYPNGVYDHKGAEELSKYFKLSFTLISKRDSIQPLQTIRRMIIPECSPQGLLKSMHRTFSKQ, via the coding sequence ATGAATAAAAAGATAATTATTTTTGAGCTTATTATCGGATTAATACTAACCGGCTGTAATTATTACTCTCATGGTAAAGATAATGATAATAAACATATTACAGTAAAACCTGTTTCTAAAAAAAGTGAAGTCGCCGATAATCAAAATAAGAATACAACTGCCCGGATCTATGCTAAGCCGGAGATTCCCATTCTTTGCTATCACCGTATAGAAAATGGTAGAAGGAGCTACTATTCAGTAACTCCGGCTACCTTTACTGCACACATGAAAGTTCTTGTCGATAGTGGATATCATTCTGTTTCACCAAACCAATTATATGATTATCTGGTTTATAATAAGTCATTACCAGCCAAACCGGTAATGATTACTTTTGATGATTCCAGAGAAGCTCATTTTAATATTGCTGCTCCTGTAATGGAGAAGTATGGACTCAGGGGAGTATTCTTTATAATGACTGTTACTTATAACAAGAAGAATTATATGACAAAGGAGCAGATAGCCCAATTGGCAAAGACTGGTCATACAATTGGATTACATAGTTGGGACCATGTAATGGTAAACAAATACAAAGATGCCGACTGGATAAAGCAGGTGGTAAATCCTAAAAAAGAATTGGAAAAGATTATTGGCGTTCCAGTAAAATACTGGGCTTATCCCAATGGAGTTTATGATCATAAAGGAGCTGAGGAGTTAAGCAAATATTTCAAGCTCTCATTCACACTGATATCTAAACGCGATTCCATTCAACCATTACAAACCATTCGACGAATGATTATTCCTGAATGTTCGCCTCAAGGATTATTGAAATCAATGCACCGAACTTTTAGTAAGCAGTGA
- a CDS encoding pyridoxamine 5'-phosphate oxidase family protein produces the protein MESIEEKAASMLQRCETVNLASVSTEGYPRPVPMARISSTGYSTVWLTTGKDSLKVKHFLENPKAGLSYFENGDSVVLTGDVEVITDLETKKQFWIDWFIEYFPNGFEDTNYCLLKFKAIYATFWIDKEFIHKEVKEV, from the coding sequence ATGGAATCAATAGAAGAAAAAGCAGCATCTATGTTACAAAGGTGCGAAACAGTAAATCTGGCATCAGTTAGTACGGAAGGATATCCCAGGCCAGTGCCAATGGCCAGAATCAGTTCGACAGGTTATTCAACAGTGTGGCTCACCACAGGTAAGGATTCGCTGAAAGTAAAACATTTCCTGGAAAACCCAAAAGCCGGACTGTCTTATTTTGAAAACGGAGATAGTGTAGTGTTAACCGGTGATGTGGAGGTGATAACAGATTTAGAAACGAAAAAGCAATTTTGGATCGATTGGTTTATTGAATATTTTCCAAATGGATTTGAAGATACAAATTATTGCTTACTGAAATTTAAAGCAATTTATGCTACTTTTTGGATCGACAAAGAATTTATTCATAAGGAAGTTAAGGAGGTATAA
- a CDS encoding GNAT family N-acetyltransferase: MNIELSEKRNIDKEQILELYRKNEWSSAEKPDELIKALENSHALVTAWDGDKLVGLANSLSDGYLVVYYPHLLVLPEYQGKEIGRMIMDKFQEKYASFHQQILVADGGAIEFYNKCGFEKAGSCMPMWKYKGHDHDWIQS, translated from the coding sequence ATGAATATAGAACTATCAGAAAAACGAAATATCGATAAAGAACAGATATTGGAGTTGTACAGAAAGAATGAGTGGTCATCGGCAGAAAAACCGGATGAATTAATTAAAGCGCTGGAAAATTCTCATGCTTTGGTAACAGCCTGGGATGGAGACAAGCTGGTAGGACTTGCAAATTCTCTTTCGGATGGATATTTAGTGGTATATTATCCTCATTTATTAGTCTTGCCTGAATATCAAGGTAAAGAGATAGGACGAATGATAATGGATAAATTTCAGGAAAAATATGCTTCATTCCATCAACAGATATTGGTAGCTGATGGTGGTGCTATTGAATTTTACAATAAATGCGGGTTCGAGAAGGCAGGAAGCTGCATGCCGATGTGGAAATATAAAGGACACGATCATGATTGGATTCAATCATGA